The genomic region ACAAGCAAAGTATTACCAAAAACATTGAGGACGAATTAATCGTTCGATATTTCTACCGAGATGGCCTATACGACTATTACCTACAAAATGACGACGCTATAAAAACAGCAAATGCACTTTTAAAAGATCCTACTAAATATAAGAGTATATTGAAGTGATTTTTTTTGACTCTACTCAGACATTTTTTTTATAAAGACAGGATGAGCAAAAGTATATTCAATAGAGGAAATTTTAAAACTCCCATCTTTCTGTTCAAGAAATACTTCATCCAAAATATATCCGTTTAAAAAACTAGGTCCTATGCCTTTGAGCTTGATGTCATAAATTGGAATAACATTCTTGGAATTTATCATTACAAATGTGTCTTTTACTTTGTTTTTTAGCTCCTCCAAAGTTTTGAGTTTTGAGTTGCTCTGAGTAAAAAATGCTGTAACATATCTTTTTTCGTTTTTACCTAATTCTATTGAGTCAAACTCAGAGTTGTATGTAATCATCCCGTTAATTCTATGGCCAAACGAAATGGTATCGGGCAGTTCAACAAAAATTTTTATTTTTTGCTCTTTTTTTACTCCGCTTACTTTGTCTTCCTTGTTTAGGAAGCTGCAGGATATAAGAAAAAAAATACCTGTAAAGACTAAAAATTTATACTTATTTATCTTTAAGACCTTCATTGTATTTTTCAATAGCTTTCTCCAATTTGCTTTTATTAATAGAATCTCTTTCATCCATAATTTCTTTGGCTCGAATTGCCTCTACAATTGTATCCTTCCGTTTAATAGTCATAGTCTCGTAATAATATCCCCTAGAGGAACCAACGTGTGGATAATGGGTTTCTAAACTTATTTTAACTTTTTTCGGATTTATTTCCCTTCCCGAAAAAGCACTAAATTTTACACCCCAAACATCATCAATCGTCTCTACAATTTTTAGCTTTAACCCAATCGTTTGGTTAAAAATTCCTTTTGCTGTTTTATTCCCTCCTTTAAAATGACTTGCCCAATTTTTATCAGCCTTTAATTTTCCAAAATCTGGGTTGTTATTTTTATTTGTTTTTGAGCCAACTTTTGAAAACTTTTTTAAAGCATCTATAGCTTCTCCCGTTTCCGCCCAAAAAATATCACTGTTCTTACCGCCTTCTCTTATTAAGCATAAATCACCACTATATCCGCCTTTATCATTGGCAAAACTCATACCTCCATAACCATCTTTATTCCTGGAAAACCTCGTTTCGCTTCTTGGGGTAGATCCTGAGATATCAATGGAAAGGAAATTTTTCAACTCATTTCCCAGTCGATCCCATTTAGCTCCATTAAAATCACGGTAATAATATTTTTCCCGTTTATGATCAATTTCATCGATCATGGATTGGTAAGTGCTCCTAAACTTATTGTACCAATTTTCAGTATGTGCATCAGAATCCTCGTTCGAATTAGCAGGAGGACCCGACGAAGGGGCTTCGATTACTTTTATATGTGTTCTAAATCCGTCGTAGGTGTTTTCAAAAGAATGCACATAAGAATAGGCTCCCCTAGATTCAACTTCTACTTGCATTTTAATGGTGTCCATTCGTCTTCTTAAGGAAGCTTTAAGTTTAGGAACCAAATTATAAGTGCTTTCGTTCATGGAAGCATTATTAAGCGTTGTTTGAACGCCCTGTTCGATATTTCGCTGAATATTTTGCTCTAAATGATGTCGCTTTATACTGTCCATAGTCAAGATTTGGTTGGTCTCGATATTGTAATTGAGTAAAGTTAAGAAAATTTATTACACAATATGTTTTAAAAAAACAATTGCAGCGCGATATAATTATATTTAAATGAAGAATCGTATTTTAGTTGCATGATATTAGTAACCGGAGGGACAGGGCTTATTGGGGCTCACTTACTTTTAGCGCTGGCGCAGAAAGAAGAGAAAGTAAAAGCCATTTATCGCACTAAAGAAAAAATTGCCTTGGTAAAAGATTTTTTTACTGCGGAAGGGTTTGCTTCTTACTTTGGGAACATCGAATGGCAACATGCGGATATTACCGATATTCCTGCCTTAGAAAGTGCTTTTGTAAACGTTACGCATGTTTATCATTGTGCAGGTCTTATTTCTTTTGACCCTTCTGATTACAAAATTCTTCGAAAAACAAATATTGAAGGCACTGCAAACATTGTAAACTTATGCATTGCCAACCAGATAGAAAAACTGTGTCACTTAAGTTCGATTGCAACTTTAGGTAAAAAACCTGCTAAGGAACCTATTGACGAAACCGCCTATTGGAACCCAGAAGCTGCCAATAATGCTTATGCCATTACAAAATATGGTGGAGAAATGGAGGTATGGCGGGGTACACAAGAAGGAGTGAATTCGGTTATTTTAAATCCGGGTGTAGTTTTAGGGGAAGGATTTAAAGATTCCCCTAGTAATGCTTTCTTTAAAAAAGTGAAAAATGGTCTCTCTTATTACCCGCCAGGAGGAACCGCTTTTGTAGATGTAAAAGATGTGGTAGAATCTTTGCTAAAGGGTATGAATTCCAACATCACAAAGGAACGCTTTTTAGTGATTGCCGAAAATGTGACGTATAAATATATTTTCGATACTATTGCTGAAGCTTTAAAAAGTAAAAAGCCTTCTAAAAAAATTAGAAAATGGCAATTGTCCATTTTATGGAGAATCGATTGGTTTCTTTCTTTGTTACCATGGAAAAAAAGGCAGCTCACCAAAATCGGAGCACACTTATTACTTATCCATACCCGCTATTCTAACCATAGGGCCAAAGAAAAACTTCAATTAGAGTTTACTGCCATAGCCGAGACCATACAACGGATTGCTTCCAAATACAGCTAAAATTTTGTAGAAATAACTTTATTTTTGGGGTTCTGGAGCTTTTTTTAACTCCTTTTGATCTTTTTTCACCCTGCTATCCAAGGTGTCTTTAAATTTCTGTAGCCGCTGCTCTACCTCATTGAACATTTCTATTTGCAGAGCCGGATTAGAGGTGTAGTAAATACTGCTTTTCGATAGCTGCGTACTGTCTATATTGTATTTTTCAAAAAGAAAATCCTGTGGATCGATCTCATAATCTTCCAGTTTGTCTACCGTGGTAGCTTTGGCAGCATTTAACATGGAAATATCGTAATAAATATCTACCATGGTTTTCTTCGGAATCAAATTTTCAGGCTTCTCCACAGTGTCTTCATTACAAGCCATAAGCCCTAAGAGCAAACAACTAATTAACCCCAGCTTTCTCATATACTATCTATTAAACGTTAGTCGCTTTGCGTTTCTTTCTTCAGAAACCGTGCCGTTTTTATATGCTAAATGTCCGTTTACAAAGGTATGGGTAACTTTACAGCTAAAGGTGGTGCCTTCAAATGGAGACCAACCGCATTTGTACAAAATATTACTTTTATCCACTGTCCACGTATGGTTGGGATTTACCAAAACCAAATCGGCATAATATCCTTCTCTTATGTAACCCCTTTTTTCAATATTAAAAAGAATGGCAGGATTATGACACATTTTTTGAATTAATTTCCCTAAAGATATTTTACCTTCTTTTTGTTTTTCCATTAACGCTGCAAGCGTGTGCTGCACCAAAGGTCCTCCGGAAGGTGCTTTGGTATAAACATTTTGCTTTTCTTCCAGGGTATGCGGCGCATGGTCTGTCGCCAGGACGTCTATTCGGTCGTCTAGGAGCGCCTCCCAAAGGGCTTCCCTATCGTTTGCAGTTTTTACCGCAGGATTCCATTTAATAAGTGTTCCCTTGGTTTTATAATCTTCGTCTGAAAACCATAAGTGATGTGTACAAACTTCCGCAGTAATCCTTTTTTCCTCTAGCGGGATATCATTTCTAAACAGATTGGTTTCCTTTCCCGTGGAAACATGAAAAACATGCAAACGGGCGTTTGTTTTCTTGGCAAGTTCGATCGCCCTTGATGAAGACAAATAACAAGCTTCTTCACTTCTAATAATGGGATGATATTTCAGAGGAATATCGTCCCCAAATTCTGCTTTGTATTTTTCTAAATTATTTTTTATCGTGGTTTCATCTTCGCAATGTGTAGAAATAACCAATTCGGTATTTAAAAAAATTTTTTCTATTACCTCTTCATTATCTACAAGCATATTTCCAGTAGAAGAACCAAGAAAAAGCTTTACCCCAGCACAAGCCTTTTTATCAAGTCGTTTTAATTCTTCCAAATTGTCGTTGGTACCGCCAAACATAAAAGAGTAATTGGCATAAGAGGTTTGTTTCCCTATTTCCATTTTCTCTTCCAATTTTTCGATGGTAACTGTTTGAGGGTTGGTGTTTGGTTGTTCTACAAACGATGTAACACCTCCAGCAACGGCAGATCTACTTTCGGTAGCAATATTACCTTTGTGGGTGAGTCCGGGCTCGCGAAAATGCACTTGATCGTCAATTATTCCCGGCATTAGAATTTTTCCTTCGGCATCGATCACCTCCGCATTTGCATCGCTAAGATCGGCACCTATTGCCTTAATAAATTCCCCTTCAATAAGTACGTCTCCTTCAAAAGTTTGGAATTCATTAACTATCGTTGCATTTTTTATAAGCGTCTTTTTCATATTTATTTCTTCTTTAAGCTCTAATTGAGACTTTTAAATACTCTATCTCCATATTGAAAAATAGGCGTAGGCAGGTATTAAATTTTCTTCAGTTTATCCTCCTTCAAATTCGTTTTCCCGGACTTTAGTTAAAAAGAGTTGCTAAAAAAACTTCTCCATTTCAACGCCAAAACCCCAAAAACAGCTTCATTAATAATTTTACCATTCATTTTAGACTTTCCAAGTGTTCGGTCTTTAAAAATTATAGGGACTTCAATAATCTTGAATTTCTTAAGGTATGCCTTAAATTTCATTTCTATTTGAAATGCGTACCCAATAAACTTTATGTTGTCTAAATTTATACTTTCTATAACTTCCCTTTTATAACACATAAATCCGGCTGTAGGGTCGTGTATGTTCATTCCGGTTACAACTTTTACATAAACTGATGCCCCATAAGACAGAAGTATTCTTTGCAGAGGCCAATTAACCACGTTTACGCCATTTACATAACGGGAGCCTATGGCTACTCCTGCACCATTGCTAACACAAGCGTTGTATAACCGAATGAGGTCTCGCGGATTATGGGAAAAATCGGCATCCATTTCAAAAATGTATTCATAATCATGCTCTAGCGCCCATTTAAACCCATGAATGTATGCCGTGCCCAAACCAGACTTTTCCTTCCGAACCTCTAGATGCAATCTTTCTGGAAACTTAGCTTGCAGGGATTTCACTTTTTGAGCAGTACCATCTGGGGAATTGTCATCTACTACAAGTAAATGAAAGGTTTTTTTAAGTTCGAATACTGCGGAAATTATAGCCTCTACATTTTCTATTTCGTTGTATGTAGGTATAATTACTAAGCTATCTGATTGCATGCGATCTTGGTTGAAGCCACAAAAATAGCATTTAATAAAAAGTATTTACGATATCTTTTGGTTTTTTAAGTTGATTTTAAGGAATTTTGCAGTCTAAAATTTATGTATTTTTACTTAGTACCACAAAA from Galbibacter sp. BG1 harbors:
- a CDS encoding NAD-dependent epimerase/dehydratase family protein codes for the protein MILVTGGTGLIGAHLLLALAQKEEKVKAIYRTKEKIALVKDFFTAEGFASYFGNIEWQHADITDIPALESAFVNVTHVYHCAGLISFDPSDYKILRKTNIEGTANIVNLCIANQIEKLCHLSSIATLGKKPAKEPIDETAYWNPEAANNAYAITKYGGEMEVWRGTQEGVNSVILNPGVVLGEGFKDSPSNAFFKKVKNGLSYYPPGGTAFVDVKDVVESLLKGMNSNITKERFLVIAENVTYKYIFDTIAEALKSKKPSKKIRKWQLSILWRIDWFLSLLPWKKRQLTKIGAHLLLIHTRYSNHRAKEKLQLEFTAIAETIQRIASKYS
- a CDS encoding DUF4296 domain-containing protein, with protein sequence MRKLGLISCLLLGLMACNEDTVEKPENLIPKKTMVDIYYDISMLNAAKATTVDKLEDYEIDPQDFLFEKYNIDSTQLSKSSIYYTSNPALQIEMFNEVEQRLQKFKDTLDSRVKKDQKELKKAPEPQK
- a CDS encoding dihydroorotase encodes the protein MKKTLIKNATIVNEFQTFEGDVLIEGEFIKAIGADLSDANAEVIDAEGKILMPGIIDDQVHFREPGLTHKGNIATESRSAVAGGVTSFVEQPNTNPQTVTIEKLEEKMEIGKQTSYANYSFMFGGTNDNLEELKRLDKKACAGVKLFLGSSTGNMLVDNEEVIEKIFLNTELVISTHCEDETTIKNNLEKYKAEFGDDIPLKYHPIIRSEEACYLSSSRAIELAKKTNARLHVFHVSTGKETNLFRNDIPLEEKRITAEVCTHHLWFSDEDYKTKGTLIKWNPAVKTANDREALWEALLDDRIDVLATDHAPHTLEEKQNVYTKAPSGGPLVQHTLAALMEKQKEGKISLGKLIQKMCHNPAILFNIEKRGYIREGYYADLVLVNPNHTWTVDKSNILYKCGWSPFEGTTFSCKVTHTFVNGHLAYKNGTVSEERNAKRLTFNR
- a CDS encoding polyprenol monophosphomannose synthase, whose amino-acid sequence is MQSDSLVIIPTYNEIENVEAIISAVFELKKTFHLLVVDDNSPDGTAQKVKSLQAKFPERLHLEVRKEKSGLGTAYIHGFKWALEHDYEYIFEMDADFSHNPRDLIRLYNACVSNGAGVAIGSRYVNGVNVVNWPLQRILLSYGASVYVKVVTGMNIHDPTAGFMCYKREVIESINLDNIKFIGYAFQIEMKFKAYLKKFKIIEVPIIFKDRTLGKSKMNGKIINEAVFGVLALKWRSFFSNSF